The Flavipsychrobacter sp. genome contains the following window.
AGTTTTGATAAACACCATAAGCACTTTTATCCAATAAGCGCGAAAAGAAAACTACCACTAGAATATTTGCCAACGAAGGAAATACCCTAATAAGAAAGATGAGTATCGAATTACCGATATATCCGTTATTGCTGTTTGCTTTTTGCAAAAGCTTCACACTCGGCTCTATTTAGTTGTTTAATTATTACTGCCGGATTGCCTGCTATTACACAGTATCCATCTTTAAAGCTTTTAGTAACTACAGCACCAGCACCTACCATTGTAAAATCGCCAAGCTGCACACTAGGTAAAATTGTTGCCCCCTTTCCCATCCAACAGAAATTACCGATCTCTATAGGTGGAGCCTTTACATATTCGTCATTATTTACAAAATCATGATTTGAGGATATCAAACCAACGTTAGGACCCAGATTAGTGTAATCGCCAATCTTTATACCATTATTAGCATCTATATATACTCCCGGCGAGTCCCCTGGATAAGTACCTATACCCCGAGTTATCCTTTCAGGACAATGAATTGTAGCAGTATGATGTACAGCCCACTTCACACCCGAATTTTGTCGAAATAGCTTACGAAACAAAAAGTCAGTAACATAAAAGCCTACACTCATCTCCTCACGTAGACGAAAAGCTTTACGAATTACTTTTGAGATAATACTACTCATGCTTTAGTTTCTGTACCTGCCTGCCCCTGTCTAAACATCATGACAATAGCCGCTATCGTCATTAATATAAGTAGAATACTCGATATTAATGCAATAGTATTACCAGTGTAGAAACTATCAGGATGAAACTTAAATTCAATTTTGTGCTGTCCTGCAGGTATCTTGATAGCTCTTAATATGTAGTTTGCTTTAACAATAGGCGTCTCTTGCCCATCTACATATGCCTTCCAACCATATGGGTAATAGATATCAGAAAACACAGCCAGTCCCGTTTGGCTATTATTTGACTCAAAACTCAGGTCATTTAGACCATATTTTGTCAACTTAATAGAAGCTGTACTATCTTTCCCAATTACACCATCACCGAGTTCTTTTTCAAAAGACTTTCTGATAACAGCAGTAGTAGCAGCATTAAATGCATCAGGAACAGTTGAGGTATCACCAAGTCTATGAGCACTTAATGATAAAATTTCTTCATCTGCTGTTTCCACCCACTTAATATTATTGACAAACCATGCATTACCTAAAGCACCAGGATTAGGAGAAGCCGTAGCTTGACCTCCCTGCCCTCCGAATATAATATACTTAGCATTCAGCATATTCAACACCTCGGCATTAAAGCCATTTCCACCTAGGTGAATATCTATCATATCTTGATAAGCTTCTATTTTTGCAGGATGATACCCTCCAATGGTCTTATGATGATATGATTGTATAGCATCGTTATAGGTATTTCTACTTAAATCCAACACCCTGTAGTAAGGGTCAGGATCCTGTTTTATTTGTTGATCAACTGGTCGAGGAATAAAAGCTGCATCATAAGCATCCTCTTCTATATAATTCGACTCATTCAAATAACGTGTATCTGTTTTCACCAGATCAATGGTCACCAATATGGCGAGACCAATAAGCATCTGTTGACCTTTGATCTTCTTTTGCGCAAATGCCCACAGTAGTCCACCTGCTAACAATATGAATAAGGCACTTACTAATGACGAGTTCATAGCCATATCAGCCCTATCTTCATATATAGCACTCATTACTTGTTGTGCTGCCTGTTGGTTATTACCAAATGACTGTGTGTATTGTTGAAGGATCTGTGCATCATTATCAGACCTGAAGTCTAAAAACATACTACCACCTACACCCAGTAGTAAACTCAAACCACCAGTAATAATAACAGACAGCTTTACCTTTTTCCATAATTCCTCTTTACTCACCTTCTCCTGAACTATATCATATAGCCCCCACATACCTAGTAAGGGGAATAACACTTGCGGAATAACCAACCACATAGATGGCGTTCTGAATTTATTTAGACCAGGTAGAATGTCAAAAAGAAGGAAGTTTATCATTTCAAAATTCTTTCCCCAAGACATCATGATACCAAAAGCACTTGCAGCAACAAGCCACCATTTATGAGGACTCTTTATTACAAGCAGTCCTAATACAAACAATAAACAAATTATAGCACCAAAGTATACCGGACCTGAAAGAAAAGGTTGATCGCCCCAATACAATGGCAATGCAGACGACACTCTAGCTGCATCTTGTGCCCCTACTCCCATGCTAGTTAGCTTATCATAAGTTGCCGAATTTTCACCCGCGTCTTCAGACGAAGACCCTCCATATAAACCTGGTACTAGTATGCAAAACGTTTCCATTTTACCGTTACTCCACCTAAAAGCATAATCTTTATCTAATCCACCATTTTTACTCTGCTGCTTACTAGCATCATGGTTTATGGTCAATTCACTATTACCACCACGCATGGTAGTTTTATTGTATTCTAATGTTGTTAAAAAGCTAGGCATATTTGGCCCTAATGCAACCAACGCGATTATTGCAGCTATTGACGACCTGATAAAGAATTTCTTCAATGCACCATTCTTGATTGCTTTTATGAACAAATCGATCAAAGCCGCAAGTATTATAAATATTGTATAATATATTATTTGGTAATGCCCTGTAGATATCATCAATGCCAATGATATACCCAATATAGGCACGCCACGCCACCACTTGACCCTATATAGCAATAGCAATCCTGCTATTACAGCAGGCATATAAGCTATAGCTAGCATTTTTGTTTCGTGTCCTGCGCCAATTATGATCACATTATACGATGAAAAAGCATATGCTATAGACCCTATTATACCTATCAACTTATTAGCACCCAAAGTTGAGATCAGGATGTAAAAACAGAACATTGCTATAAACAAAAAGCTTATAGGCTTGCCTAACACGGTAGTAATGGCAGTTTGAATGCTGTATATGTAGTTATTTGATTCAGGAACATAGTGTGTATATGTAGGCATACCTCCAAACATGGAATTACTCCATAACACATTCTCACCAGTCTTCTCATGATAGTCCATACCTTCCTTCACCATACCTTTCCATGAAACAATATCATGTTGGTTAAGAACCTCACCTTGAAGTTGAGGATAACTATACAATGCTGCCAATACTATAAAACCTAAAATGATCAACAGATGTGGCAGTAGCTTTTTAAAATCGAAAGATTGCATATACTTGGTTTAAGTAAAAACAAAAATAGCGGTTCTATTCACTTATGAAAGTGAAGACAGAAAAAATATAACTGGTAATGGTTTGAGAGGAGCTTTTTAACAAAACATAATATTCCAGTGATATTAACACAAATAGCTATACATCCGCTAATTTATCACAATAAGACATTACTTTTGCTATGCTTTTATTATGGATAGAAAAAAAGACAAACTTCCGACAGACCTGCTACTAAAGGCATACCGCCTTATGATGACTGCCAAAGCTATGGCAGATATATATGATGAGAATAGGCAAATTTGCAAATACGTACACAGTACGTCTCGTGGACATGAAGCTATACAATTAGCCACAGGATTTTTATTAAAACCTGACGATTATGTAAGTCCATACTACCGTGACGAAAGCCTAATGCTCGGAATGGGATTCCGACCATATGAAATGATGCTACAACTACTAGCCAAAGGTGACGACCCTTTTACAGGCGGTAGGGCATATTACAACCACCCTAATAGCAGAAGAGAAGGTTTTCCTAAAATAATAAACCAAAGCAGTGCTACAGGGATGCAAGCAATACCAACAACAGGTGTTGCTCAAGGAATACAATACATTGAAAAGCAAAAACTAAAAGATTACAAGAAACCTCCTGTTGTCATCTGCTCACTGGGAGATGGTAGTGTTACAGAAGGTGAGGTAAGTGAAGCTTTCCAATTTGCCGTATTACACCAATTACCAATTATTTACCTAGTACAAGATAATGACTGGGGCATATCAGTAAGTAGCGATGAGGCAAGAACCATGGATGCTTACGAGTATGCAGCTGGTTTTAAAGGAATGGAGCGCGTGCGTGTAGATGGTAGTGACTTCCTCGACTCCTACCAAACGATGGAGTATACTATCGATTGGGTAAGAAAAGAGCGTAAACCAATATTGGTACATGCTAAAGTGCCTCTATTAGGTCACCATACATCAGGAGTACGTAAAGAATGGTATCGTACCGATGAAGACTTGGAAAAGCATAGTGTTGATGACCCAGGGCCAAAACTTCGTGCTCTATTATTACAACGTCAGGGCATGACCGCTTCTATGCTTGACCATATTGAGCAGGAAGAAAGAGCATATGCACAAAAGGAATTTGATCTAGCAGTTGCAGCTGCAGACCCTGACCCAAGTACAGTTTCAGACCATGTATATGCTCCAACGCCGATAACAGAGGAGCAAGGCATTCGTAAACCAGCTGGTGGCGAAAAAGTAGTCATGGTTGATGCCGCACTACACGCCATCGAAGAGCTAATGCGCGAATACCCTGAATGTCTTTTCTATGGGCAAGATGTAGGTAAACGTCTTGGAGGTGTTTTTAGAGAAGCAGCAACATTGGCGAATAAGTTTGGAGATGACAGGGTCTTTAACACAGCCATTCAAGAAGCTTATATAATAGGTAGCACTGTAGGCATGAGTGCATTAGGACTCAAACCAATAGTTGAAGTTCAATTTGCAGACTACATCTACCCTGCTATCAATCAGCTGGTTACAGAGATCAGTAAAAGTAGCTATTTAACATGTGGAAAGTTTCCTGTTAGCTGTATACTAAGGGTACCTATTGGTGCATATGGTGGTGGTGGTCCTTATCATAGTGGTAGTGTAGAAAGCACATTAGCTACTATAAAAGGAATTAAAATAGCTTACCCAAGTAATGCGGCAGACTTAAAAGGTCTGATCAAAGCAGCCTTTCATGACCCTAACCCTGTAATGATGCTAGAGCATAAAGGTCTATACTGGAGCAAGGTGCCTGGTACTGAAGAGGCTAAATGTATTGAACCCGACAAGGACTACATACTACCTTTTGGAAAAGGGAATATTGTACAAGCAGCGTCGCAAGAAGCTATTGACAATGGAGAGAGTTTATGTATTGTTACTTATGGAATGGGAGTGCACTGGGCATATAATGCAGCAAAACAATTCCCTGACAAAGTAGAGGTGATTGACCTTCGTACCATCTACCCTCTTGATGAAGAATTAGTATTCAATAGTGTAAAGAGACATGGTAAGTGTATCGTATTAACAGAAGAACAGCTGCGTAACTCTTTCTGCGAAGCACTGGCTGGCAGAATTGCTCAAAACTGTTTCCAATTTTTAGATGCTCCGGTACAAACAATAGGTGCACTTGATCTACCTGCTGTGCCTATGAACATGAAACTCGAAGAGGCGATGTTACCTAACGCTGATAAGGTTGCTGAAAAAATAGCAACGCTGTTATCCTACTAGAAAGGCAACAATAAACATACATAAAGTAAAAGCCTTGCAATACTGCAAGGCTTTTACTTTATAAGAAACTAGACTAACTCATTAAGCATCTTTCTTATGAAGATGTACATCCATTTGTGGGAATGGAATACCAATACCTTCTTTATCAAATGCCTTTTTTATGTGTTCGTGCATATAGGCATACACCGTCCAATAATCAGCAGTTTTACACCATGGGCGAACTGAGAAATTAACCGAACTATCCGCTAATTCTGTAACAATAATATCAACAGGTTGGTCATGATCTATTTCAGGGCATCCATCTGCCACCTGCTTAATAACAGAACGAGCTTTATCAATATCATCGCCATAACCTATACCGAAAGTCATAGGCACTTTACGCTTATCATTAGCAGTAAGGTTTTCAATAGGACCTGACATTATTGCACCATTTGGAACTATGATCACACGGTTATCCAACGTAGTTAAAATAGTATTGAATATTTGAATTTCTCTTACTGTACCAGAATACCCTTGAGTAACAATAAAGTGTCCTACTCTAAATGGCTTAAAAAACAGGATCAAAATACCTGCTGCCATATGGCTTAGGTTACCCTGCAAAGCCATACCTACAGCAAATGCAACAGCGCTAAAAATGGCCACAAAAGAAGTCACTTCAAGCCCGAACATAGACGCTGCACTAAATAGAACTAATACCTTTATCAGTATCAATACTAATGAATGTAGAAATGGGACTAATGACTCATCAACATCTTTACTTTCTAAAACCTTTCTTAATCTACTTGCCAACACTCTAGCTAACCAGAAACCAATAAATAATGTAATGACAGCACCTAGTACTTTGGGCGCATAACTAATAGCTAATTGTGTTACTTGATCTAAATAATTCATTTAACGATTTTATGTATTTGTTTCGCACAAAGGTAATAAATACACAAGGGCTTAAAAGTTATCATAACGATAAACATGTAGCAATAGCATCCTATCTGTTGCAATAATTATATACATCGTACCTTTCAGTAGTGAAAAATCTAATTAGGCAAATAAACGATTGTAACATATGTGCATCATATCTAGAGCATGGCATACGTCCAATTATTCAAGTTAGTGAACAAGCAAAAATTCTTATTGTAGGACAAGCTCCCGGAAGAAAAGTACATGAAACAGGAATTCCTTGGGATGACCCTAGCGGGAACCAATTAAGAAAATGGCTAGGCGTAGACAAAACTATTTTTTATAATGAATCTAAAATAGCACTAGTACCAATGGGGTTTTGCTACCCCGGGAAAGGGAAAACAGGAGACCTACCACCTAGAAAAGAATGTGCACCCCAATGGCATAAAATGCTTTTAGACAGCATGAATAAAATTGAATTAACATTACTTGTTGGCCAGTATGCACAACAATACTACCTGCAAGAAAATATAAAAAGTAACCTAACCCAAACAGTACAAGCGTACAAAGAGTACTTACCTAATATGCTTCCTCTACCTCACCCATCTCCACGCAATCGTTTTTGGTTAACCAAGAACCCTTGGTTTGAAAAAGAAGTAATACCCTATTTGCAAAATGTAGTTAACAAACATATCTAATAACTATGATTTAGAATTATCTACAATAAACCTAAACACATACATTACCAACCATATCAGGCATACAACAATAAGAAGAAGAAAAGGCACGAGAGTAAAGACATTAGGCAGGCGACCTTGAGCAGTATAATAATCTACACCAAACCCTAAAGAAGTGAGTACAAGCAATAATACTGCCGCCTTTTTTATCATTCGCAACCCTCTTGTCATATAATAAAAATACAAAATTGAGCATAAAACACCATAGAAAAATACTGACAAAAAAAGGTCAGTGACCATATTGCTCACTGACCTCTGAATAAATTTTAGTAGTATTTATTATGCTACTTATTAATTAGCTCATCCAATGTTGTTTGTGCTAATGGATGGTAGTTATTTCTACTTTTCTCGTAAATAGCTTTAGCCATATCCTCTTTCCCCGTTTCCATCATTTCTCTGTATAGAGGTGTTAAGAATTTACGACGACCTACATTGATCAAAAAGTTTTCCATCGCAGTATAAGCAGGCTCATAACTTGCTGATACTGCCATAATATACCATAGGTCTGCTATCTCACTATTCTTACTTTCTGTAAACGAATATGCTTTGTCAAGAGTAGCCATCTGATCTATTGTCAATGGCTTAGGCATTTTTCTTAAAAAGTGCAACCAATCGTGCGTGGTCCAATCATTAGTTACTAAATCGGTAGCATTAGTACCAGACAAAAACTTTTCTCTTTCAGCATCTACTTTGTCAAAACGCTCCTTATCTGCTCTTGGAGCATTATTAGGTATACCGGGGCCATATACCCAAGCATCAATATTTATTTTAGCTGCTAGTTCTTCATCTCCTTTTATCAAATGTTCATTCAGATAGGCGATAAACTTTTCAGTAGTAATTGTTTTAAACGCATGTTCATTAAAATAGCTGGTCAGGAATGCATCCATACGCTCACGGCCAACATTATTTTCTATCAATCGTAAAAACAAAGCACCTTTCTCATAAGCAATATCTGTCAACCCGTCGTCAGGATCACGCCCTGTCAAGTCCAATTTCAAATATGTGTCTTTATCAGCAGCACCTATCTCTTCAACAGTCGCTTCCAAGTCTTGGTAGCCTAGTTCCCAAAGCATATCTGCATACC
Protein-coding sequences here:
- a CDS encoding acyltransferase, translated to MSSIISKVIRKAFRLREEMSVGFYVTDFLFRKLFRQNSGVKWAVHHTATIHCPERITRGIGTYPGDSPGVYIDANNGIKIGDYTNLGPNVGLISSNHDFVNNDEYVKAPPIEIGNFCWMGKGATILPSVQLGDFTMVGAGAVVTKSFKDGYCVIAGNPAVIIKQLNRAECEAFAKSKQQ
- a CDS encoding YfhO family protein, translating into MQSFDFKKLLPHLLIILGFIVLAALYSYPQLQGEVLNQHDIVSWKGMVKEGMDYHEKTGENVLWSNSMFGGMPTYTHYVPESNNYIYSIQTAITTVLGKPISFLFIAMFCFYILISTLGANKLIGIIGSIAYAFSSYNVIIIGAGHETKMLAIAYMPAVIAGLLLLYRVKWWRGVPILGISLALMISTGHYQIIYYTIFIILAALIDLFIKAIKNGALKKFFIRSSIAAIIALVALGPNMPSFLTTLEYNKTTMRGGNSELTINHDASKQQSKNGGLDKDYAFRWSNGKMETFCILVPGLYGGSSSEDAGENSATYDKLTSMGVGAQDAARVSSALPLYWGDQPFLSGPVYFGAIICLLFVLGLLVIKSPHKWWLVAASAFGIMMSWGKNFEMINFLLFDILPGLNKFRTPSMWLVIPQVLFPLLGMWGLYDIVQEKVSKEELWKKVKLSVIITGGLSLLLGVGGSMFLDFRSDNDAQILQQYTQSFGNNQQAAQQVMSAIYEDRADMAMNSSLVSALFILLAGGLLWAFAQKKIKGQQMLIGLAILVTIDLVKTDTRYLNESNYIEEDAYDAAFIPRPVDQQIKQDPDPYYRVLDLSRNTYNDAIQSYHHKTIGGYHPAKIEAYQDMIDIHLGGNGFNAEVLNMLNAKYIIFGGQGGQATASPNPGALGNAWFVNNIKWVETADEEILSLSAHRLGDTSTVPDAFNAATTAVIRKSFEKELGDGVIGKDSTASIKLTKYGLNDLSFESNNSQTGLAVFSDIYYPYGWKAYVDGQETPIVKANYILRAIKIPAGQHKIEFKFHPDSFYTGNTIALISSILLILMTIAAIVMMFRQGQAGTETKA
- a CDS encoding thiamine pyrophosphate-dependent enzyme, whose protein sequence is MDRKKDKLPTDLLLKAYRLMMTAKAMADIYDENRQICKYVHSTSRGHEAIQLATGFLLKPDDYVSPYYRDESLMLGMGFRPYEMMLQLLAKGDDPFTGGRAYYNHPNSRREGFPKIINQSSATGMQAIPTTGVAQGIQYIEKQKLKDYKKPPVVICSLGDGSVTEGEVSEAFQFAVLHQLPIIYLVQDNDWGISVSSDEARTMDAYEYAAGFKGMERVRVDGSDFLDSYQTMEYTIDWVRKERKPILVHAKVPLLGHHTSGVRKEWYRTDEDLEKHSVDDPGPKLRALLLQRQGMTASMLDHIEQEERAYAQKEFDLAVAAADPDPSTVSDHVYAPTPITEEQGIRKPAGGEKVVMVDAALHAIEELMREYPECLFYGQDVGKRLGGVFREAATLANKFGDDRVFNTAIQEAYIIGSTVGMSALGLKPIVEVQFADYIYPAINQLVTEISKSSYLTCGKFPVSCILRVPIGAYGGGGPYHSGSVESTLATIKGIKIAYPSNAADLKGLIKAAFHDPNPVMMLEHKGLYWSKVPGTEEAKCIEPDKDYILPFGKGNIVQAASQEAIDNGESLCIVTYGMGVHWAYNAAKQFPDKVEVIDLRTIYPLDEELVFNSVKRHGKCIVLTEEQLRNSFCEALAGRIAQNCFQFLDAPVQTIGALDLPAVPMNMKLEEAMLPNADKVAEKIATLLSY
- a CDS encoding mechanosensitive ion channel — protein: MNYLDQVTQLAISYAPKVLGAVITLFIGFWLARVLASRLRKVLESKDVDESLVPFLHSLVLILIKVLVLFSAASMFGLEVTSFVAIFSAVAFAVGMALQGNLSHMAAGILILFFKPFRVGHFIVTQGYSGTVREIQIFNTILTTLDNRVIIVPNGAIMSGPIENLTANDKRKVPMTFGIGYGDDIDKARSVIKQVADGCPEIDHDQPVDIIVTELADSSVNFSVRPWCKTADYWTVYAYMHEHIKKAFDKEGIGIPFPQMDVHLHKKDA
- a CDS encoding uracil-DNA glycosylase family protein, whose protein sequence is MKNLIRQINDCNICASYLEHGIRPIIQVSEQAKILIVGQAPGRKVHETGIPWDDPSGNQLRKWLGVDKTIFYNESKIALVPMGFCYPGKGKTGDLPPRKECAPQWHKMLLDSMNKIELTLLVGQYAQQYYLQENIKSNLTQTVQAYKEYLPNMLPLPHPSPRNRFWLTKNPWFEKEVIPYLQNVVNKHI